One window from the genome of Pedobacter schmidteae encodes:
- a CDS encoding 4'-phosphopantetheinyl transferase superfamily protein, whose amino-acid sequence MPVVFNKNIDEETILAVWKIEETEGQLLSGLQLKQHELDFISSLNNGKRLLHWLSTRVLLRTMLNTTAYIDCRMDEHGKPYLPDLDYHISLSHSYDYASVIIGKTKKVGVDIELIKHKIKSIKHKFLSDIELAQKQVGDNIDGLYVCWCAKEAIYKWNGRKGLEFKQDIHVKPFKLKNEGDLKALVDLPEGTRELTVHYFKTKDGYMLGYVVA is encoded by the coding sequence ATGCCTGTAGTTTTTAATAAAAATATTGACGAAGAGACCATACTTGCGGTATGGAAAATCGAAGAGACTGAAGGACAGCTGCTTTCGGGCTTACAGTTGAAACAACACGAACTGGATTTTATTTCTTCCTTAAATAATGGCAAGCGACTGCTGCACTGGTTAAGCACGCGTGTATTGTTGCGGACGATGTTGAATACCACCGCATATATCGATTGCAGGATGGATGAACACGGCAAGCCCTACCTTCCCGATCTGGATTATCACATTTCCTTAAGTCATTCTTATGACTATGCCTCGGTTATTATTGGTAAAACCAAGAAAGTGGGGGTTGATATTGAGTTGATCAAGCATAAAATAAAGAGCATCAAACACAAATTTCTCTCTGATATTGAATTGGCGCAAAAGCAGGTGGGCGATAATATTGATGGGTTATATGTGTGTTGGTGTGCAAAAGAGGCCATCTATAAATGGAATGGAAGAAAGGGGCTGGAATTTAAACAGGATATTCATGTGAAACCATTTAAGTTGAAAAATGAAGGAGACCTGAAGGCATTGGTCGATTTGCCTGAAGGTACCCGCGAACTTACTGTTCACTATTTTAAAACTAAGGACGGATATATGCTGGGCTATGTAGTTGCCTGA
- the dcd gene encoding dCTP deaminase produces MILSDKRILEEIDKGTIIIEPFKAESLGTNSYDVHLGKYLATYKDRVLDAKAHNKIEHFEIPKEGYVLQPGTLYLGVTLEYTETHAHVPFLEGKSSTGRLGIDIHATAGKGDVGFCNTWTLEISCAQPVRVYAGMPIGQLIYFVVEGHIETMYNTKSNAKYNNKTTKPVESMMWKNKF; encoded by the coding sequence ATGATCCTGTCTGACAAACGAATTCTCGAAGAAATAGATAAAGGCACCATTATAATTGAGCCCTTTAAAGCCGAAAGCCTTGGAACAAACTCTTATGATGTCCATTTAGGTAAATACCTTGCTACTTATAAAGACAGGGTACTGGATGCAAAAGCGCACAATAAAATTGAACATTTCGAAATTCCAAAAGAAGGGTATGTGCTGCAACCAGGCACGTTATACCTTGGTGTAACCCTCGAGTATACCGAAACCCATGCCCACGTGCCTTTTTTGGAAGGTAAGTCGAGCACCGGTCGTTTGGGCATAGACATCCATGCAACAGCCGGAAAAGGGGATGTCGGTTTCTGTAATACCTGGACACTCGAGATATCCTGTGCACAGCCTGTCCGCGTTTATGCAGGCATGCCAATAGGGCAGCTCATCTATTTTGTGGTTGAAGGTCATATCGAAACCATGTACAACACAAAAAGCAATGCCAAATACAACAACAAAACAACCAAACCGGTTGAAAGCATGATGTGGAAGAATAAGTTTTAA